A region of the Oceanihabitans sp. IOP_32 genome:
TGGCTACTGTCTCGATTTTTTTAGACTGTTTTAAGCTAGTCGCTAAGGCAAAATAAAAGGTTAAATGGATTATTTTCAGTTGTTTATAGGAATTCTTCTTAAGGAGTTAAATACGATTAAATAAAAAGATGTAATTTTGCGCTAAAATTAAACAGCTTGGTTAAAATAGATCACATAGAATTACCTGATTTTCCGTTACTTTTAGCACCTATGGAAGATGTTAGCGACCCGCCATTTCGCGCCTTATGCAAGGAGCAAGGGGCTGATGTGGTGTATACCGAGTTTGTATCAAGCGAAGGTCTTATACGTAACGCTGCAAAAAGTGTTATGAAGCTGGATATTTACGAAAAGGAGCGCCCAGTTGGCATTCAAATTTTTGGAGCGAACTTAGATAGTATGCTGCAAACTATTGATATTGTTTCGGCATCAAATCCAGATATTATTGATATTAATTTTGGTTGTCCCGTAAAAAAAGTAGTGAGTAAAGGGGCTGGAGCAGGCATTTTAAAAGATGTTTGCTTAATGGAAAGCCTCACTGCCGAAATGGTAAAACGCACCAACATACCCATTACCGTAAAAACGCGTTTGGGCTGGGATCATGACTCTATAAAAATTCTTGAAGTGGCCGAACGCTTGCAAGATGTGGGCTGTAAAGCCATTTCTATACATGGGCGTACGCGTATGCAAATGTATAAGGGATCGGCCGACTGGAAACCCATAGCTCAGGTTAAAAACAACCCGCGCATGCACATTCCTGTATTTGGAAATGGCGATGTAGATACCCCAGAAAAAGCGGTTTTAATGCGTGATGAATACGGTTTAGATGGTGCTATGATTGGTCGTGCCAGCATTGGTAACCCTTGGTTTTTTAAGCAAGTAAAACACTTTTTTAAAACAGGCGAACATTTAGCGCCCATTAGCTTAGAAGAACGTGTTGAAGCAGCGCGCAAGCATTTGCAAATGTCAATAGATTGGAAAGGTGAAACCTTGGGGGTTTTAGAAACCCGACGTCATTATACCAACTATTTTAAAGGCATTCCGCACTTTAAAGAATACCGTATGAAAATGGTAACAAGCAACGACTCTAAGGCGGTGTTTGCCACTTTTGATGAGGTTTTAGAAACCTTTGCAGATTATCAGTTTTAGTTTAGTAGCCAATCGCGATTAAATATTTTTTTGGGCAAATGGCAAGCCACCGCGCTATTCGCTATATCTTTTTAAAAGCTCTGGCGCCTAACCAGAAAACTGGGTATTCTAGCAAATAATTGCATTAAAATCGACATCTTGCTGTTTTGCGCTTTTAAAAAGGATGCCGCTACTATCGCTTTTGCACGTGTTTGTTAGGTTTGTTTTTAATGCCAGAGATCAATTTTTGCTTGCCAAAAACATGAGTTCATTTTGTTTATTAAAAAGCTCTATACGCTAGGAACGAAAACTAAACACTTAAAACAAAAGCCATAAAAATAAATCCGACTGTAACTATAAAACTATTATAAGCCCAAAAGTTAAGCTTACAAATAGAATAGCATTATAAGCAAACAAAAGCCTATGTTAAATTAGTGAAACTCCAACTCCAGATAAGGGCGAGGGTATTTTTTAAGAGTTTGGCAACTGGCTTTAGTTTCTTAAAACTGTGCTTCACAGCACCTGTTTTGCTTATGGTAAAAAAAAGAGGTATACCATGAAACCCAAAGACGAAAACACACTAATTTTCGTCTTCGGGTTTTATAAATTCAGATTTATATTTTTCTAAAAATGCGCGCTGTCGCTCTAGCATTTGTTGTCTTATATGGTCAATATCCATAAAATCGGATCCAAAATCGCTTTTAAAAAATTCATCATTAAAAAAACGACGACTAAAAAGTGAATCTTGAGAGAAAATAGTATCAAAGCCTTCATTTTCAAAACCGGAAAAGTCTGTAAAAAATCGCGATTTAAAAGCTTCCATTAAGCTGTCTCGTTGAATCGCAGAGAGGTCTTTATACCTGTGATCTGAAGACCAAGAATAAATACTGTCGTATCTAATAAGGTTTCCGTTTTCATCAAAGGTTTTGTTTACTTTCCAAGATCCTTTTGGTTGTTCAACCTGTTCATTTTTATGATCTTTTGTGTGCTTATTTTTTGTTTCGTTTTGCTGTGCGTTGCACCCCAAGCTAAATAAGCCCACTACAACTAATAAAATAAACTTTTTCATATCTATAAAATTTAAATTAAACACATAATAACGTTGTTCTAAAAAAATAGTTAATGACCGGTTTTAACCTTTTTAGCAGTTATGCCATACACCATATAACGCATCTATAGGGTTGAATTATACTTATAATTAGCTGAGATGAAACCCCATATAAGTTCTTGTTTAGGCGAGCTGCTAAATGGCTCGGAACCAAAATAAAATTACAATTATGGTATAATATTTATTTGGTTTTTAAAATAAATTGAAATCAAAAAAAATGCCAAAAATTAACCTAAATAGTTAGTGATATAAAACCACCGTTAAAAGGCTTTAATTGTGTTAAGTGTTTATGATTAAGGATGTTAATTAATGAAAAAAATGACAATTTGACATTTTTAAAGAGTAAAAATCATAATGTTTTTAATCACTAGTGTCCGATTAAAAATATTAAAATGCTGTCCATCCTTTTAAAATTAAGAACTTTGCGCGTTTTTTAAAATGTCACCTTGCTTATTTGAAATAATTATTAAGATTTAAAGGAACTATTTTGTTAATTTAAAGTACTTCTGTTTATCAGTTAGTTAGAATCAAGTCTTGGTTCTTATATCTATTAGCGAAGCGGTCTTATGTCTTTTGTCGGACATTAATGATTTTTAATGCTATATAATTGCAATTCAGGATAAAAACATTATCCAGTTATTTAAATTAATGGCTGGAGTTTATGTTGTATTTAACTTAAAGGTTCTTGTTAAAGTTTAAAAAAGGATCTGTTCTCACATTTTCATTCTAAATAACCATGAGATTTGAGATTACAAGTACATTTTAACTTAATTTCATTACAATATTATCTTGGGTTGGTCTAATTAGAATGAGATATATAATGATTAGAATTCCAAAAATCATAAAATCTTTGTTTAAAAACAGTATTAAAAACGCGGCCCCTTCTAACACGGCCCATCGCATGATGGAGGCACTTTGATAAAACGTTATCTTCTCTTCTAATTTTAGTGAGGCGTCTATGTTTTTTAATTGCGAATTAAATAAAAAATTACTCAAAAGGTAAGCCATTACAGGTATTAAGATGTACATAATGTGAGCTGTATTTGAGCTATCAAAATTAAATTGAGTTAGCGCATTTATATCTCCTAAAAATAAATAAGCGATAATTAGACCAAGACATAATGCGAAATGAATGATTTGAATAACTTTTATTTTTTGCTGCATTTTGGTTTGTGTTTGTTAACGTGTTTTGTTAATTGCGGGTTAAATAAGTCTAAATAGGGCTTTATCATTTCCAAAACCTCCACCAATTCTTATTGTTTCTTTCATTAGGCATTTTAATTCCGCGTCTTTTATATTCTTTCATAATTTCACTCATAGTTGTTAATGCTTCAGTATTGGTTCGTGCATTAGGAATACTTAGAACTCGATTAAATTCTTTATCTAAGCTATCTTTTGAAAGATTCGTAAATTCTATTTCACTCGAAATGTCGTTATCAATAGAGCTAGGTGCAATTAAACTTCCATTATATAGAAATTTGAATTTAACCTGGCTAGAAGCCAAAGCTTCCGACATTATTTGCAACATTTCATTCTTTTCAATTTGTTCAATGTAAGAGTTGCATTTATCAATTAGGCTTTGGTTTTTAGAAATACTATTATTTAGTTTGAAAGTTATTTCGCCTCCAAATGATTTTCTGTGCATGATCATTAGCAAAACTTGTTGGAGGGAAGTGTTAACATCTTTTGTTAAATCTTCAATGTTTTTACTATTTAATTCTATAGAATAGTTTTGATCTTTGTTTTCTGAGATCACAAAATTTTCTTGGTTGTCATTTTTAGGTAAATCTTCACCACCCATGGCAACGATTTCTCCATTTTGAACTAAAAAAACCTTGTCTGAAATTTTGTCTTGCTGTGGATTGTCGAAATATTGTTTGATCACTACAGGTAGCTTTAATCGCATAGGTGAATTAGAATCGATTGCAATTAACAATCCTTTAAATGGAATACCAACCATTAGATTGTCACTGCCTAATTCTTTTGCTATTTTAATCATAAAGTCATTATCCAAAATCTTTTCGCTCGCATATTCATTGCCTTCTGCAAATAAAATTTTTGAACCTTCTGCCTCAGTAATTTGATAGGTAACATCAATCGATTTAAGGTTCGAAATAGCTTCTTCTTTAATTTTCGGGAACCTTATATTAAAATCGTTTTCATTGGAGGCAGAGTCGAATATAATCATTCTGTCACTATCTTTTCCGTAGGCCACTACTGGTGAAATTTTATCATCAAAAAGGTTCTCCTTAAAAAATAGTGTTTCATTTTTTCTATAATCAGAAGTTTTTAATATTGGTAAGATTTTAGTCATTCAGTTTTTGATTTAAGTATACATGTAATAAACTTATACAATTCCTACAACAAAACAAAATCACAAACGAACAGAAACCCTCCATAGCAGGTTTGCCCGCGAGAAGGATTGCAGCGGCATCCTTTTTGTTTTTCTCAAAAAGATACAGCGAAAAGCCTGTTTGCCTTTTTTGGCAACTCGCCCAAATTATTAAGACGCTATTAGTTTTTTGGTAACGCGGTTGGATGCGATTTTAGAGGCGACTATGCCTAAAATGCTTATCGTAAAAAATACAATGGTAAAGTTTTTTAATTGAATGCTCATGGGGTAGGGCAGTGTTGGTGTAATGGGTACAAGTTCGAATTGTATTTGAATAAACACCACAATTAAGCCTATTAAGAGGCCTATTATGGTTCCAAAAACCGTTATTATAGTGCCTTGCAAAAAAAAGATATTTCGGATGTTTTTTATAGGAAGTCCCAGGTTAAAAAGCGTTTTTAGAGAGGGTTGCTTTTCTAATATCATCATGATGATGGCTCCCATAACATTAAAAATTAATAATCCAGAAACCATAGTAAGTAGCAAGTAAACCATAAGGTTTTCACTATTAATCATTTTATATAAGGCATCATTAAGTTGCGCCCGGTTTTTAATAATAATGTTATCACCCAAAATAGTTTGAATGTCCAGTTTTGCTTGAGTCTGGCTTACGCCATTGGCTAGTTTAAATTCGAGTGCAGCGATTTGGTTGGGTTTATAGTTAAGTAGGTTTTGTGCCAATGCGATGCTTGTAAACACATAGCTGGTGTTTAGGTTTTCGTTAATATCGAAAACACCAACGTTAACCACTTTTACCGTGCTAAAGGCGCTTTTAATGGAGGTTATGGGGCCTTTTCCCGGTTTTGGCACATACAAATTTAGGGGTTTGGTGAAGTTTAATGCGCCTAGGGATAGGTTGTTAGAAATATTCCAGCCAACAACAATCTCGTTGGATTTGTCGTCTAGCCAACGGCCTTCAGAAATTACAGAATCTATGGCAACCACGTTTTTAAAATGCCCATCGACGCCTTTTATGGTGGCTAAATAATTCTTGTCGTTTGTGGCTATAATAACCCGTTCTTCAATAATTTTTGAAACTTGTTCAACCGATTCTAATTGTCTTAGTTTATCGAGGTCTTCGTCGCTTATAAAAAACGATTTGCCTACGGCGCTTTCGGCTTTTAAATCGGGGTCGACAATAGAGGAGAATTCTAGCGTAAAATCTTTTAATCCCGCAAATCCAGAAAGTGCTATAAATAAGGATGCAGCTCCTAAAATAATACCTAAAATCGCAATTTTGCTAATAATATTAATGGCATTATTGCTGCTTTTAGAGATTAAATAACGTTTGGCAATGTGAAGTGACACTTTCATGCTTTAAATATAAAAATAAAATGCGTTTTAATTTAAAGCATCATGCTTTTAGGACGGTTTAAGATTTTTTGCGTTTATCTAAAGACGTTGGATCTTTTATTGGATTGTCTTCTCCTTTTAAGGACTTATCAATTTGGTCGATGTATTCTAAGGAATCGTCAATAAAAAACTCCAATTTTGGCATACGTCTTAACTGGTGTTTGGTGCGTTGCGCTAATTCGTGCTTAATTAAGGGTGCGTTCGATTTTATGCCCTCGATAAGCTCTTGAGCTTTTTGGTTTGGAAAAATACTTAAATATACTTTTGCAAAGGCTAAATCGACCGTTACTTTTACCTTAGATACCGAAATGATAATGCCATGTAAGCCCCCCTCGGTTGCTGCACGTTGTAAAACGTCTACTAAATCGCGTTGCAAAACCGACGCTATTTTTTTTTGTCTTTGACTTTCTTCTTCCAATGAATTGCTTTTTTATAAGTTGTTAGTGTATAAATTACTGGTTTGTAGAATATACCTAATAACATATTCTCGGGC
Encoded here:
- the dusB gene encoding tRNA dihydrouridine synthase DusB — encoded protein: MVKIDHIELPDFPLLLAPMEDVSDPPFRALCKEQGADVVYTEFVSSEGLIRNAAKSVMKLDIYEKERPVGIQIFGANLDSMLQTIDIVSASNPDIIDINFGCPVKKVVSKGAGAGILKDVCLMESLTAEMVKRTNIPITVKTRLGWDHDSIKILEVAERLQDVGCKAISIHGRTRMQMYKGSADWKPIAQVKNNPRMHIPVFGNGDVDTPEKAVLMRDEYGLDGAMIGRASIGNPWFFKQVKHFFKTGEHLAPISLEERVEAARKHLQMSIDWKGETLGVLETRRHYTNYFKGIPHFKEYRMKMVTSNDSKAVFATFDEVLETFADYQF
- a CDS encoding MFS transporter; this encodes MQQKIKVIQIIHFALCLGLIIAYLFLGDINALTQFNFDSSNTAHIMYILIPVMAYLLSNFLFNSQLKNIDASLKLEEKITFYQSASIMRWAVLEGAAFLILFLNKDFMIFGILIIIYLILIRPTQDNIVMKLS
- a CDS encoding ABC transporter permease gives rise to the protein MKVSLHIAKRYLISKSSNNAINIISKIAILGIILGAASLFIALSGFAGLKDFTLEFSSIVDPDLKAESAVGKSFFISDEDLDKLRQLESVEQVSKIIEERVIIATNDKNYLATIKGVDGHFKNVVAIDSVISEGRWLDDKSNEIVVGWNISNNLSLGALNFTKPLNLYVPKPGKGPITSIKSAFSTVKVVNVGVFDINENLNTSYVFTSIALAQNLLNYKPNQIAALEFKLANGVSQTQAKLDIQTILGDNIIIKNRAQLNDALYKMINSENLMVYLLLTMVSGLLIFNVMGAIIMMILEKQPSLKTLFNLGLPIKNIRNIFFLQGTIITVFGTIIGLLIGLIVVFIQIQFELVPITPTLPYPMSIQLKNFTIVFFTISILGIVASKIASNRVTKKLIAS
- the rbfA gene encoding 30S ribosome-binding factor RbfA yields the protein MEEESQRQKKIASVLQRDLVDVLQRAATEGGLHGIIISVSKVKVTVDLAFAKVYLSIFPNQKAQELIEGIKSNAPLIKHELAQRTKHQLRRMPKLEFFIDDSLEYIDQIDKSLKGEDNPIKDPTSLDKRKKS